Within the Mugil cephalus isolate CIBA_MC_2020 chromosome 1, CIBA_Mcephalus_1.1, whole genome shotgun sequence genome, the region GGGCCTCATTCTAGTTCAATTCATTTCTAATGTATCACATGGGACTTACCTCAGGAATGAATTTAAAGCAATTAATATGTGTTAAGCTAAATCAAAATAATGATGAAGTGCACCAAGCCACTCTCTGTTACATTTATTAAGGTTGTAAAAGAAACTTTATTGATGAAGCACTTCTAAAACTAAGGCTACAAAGTCTCACAACCTAGTACGATTAATGCAAACAGCAACATCAGCAATAATAAAGTCAACTTTGCgatttttgttttaggttttttttgtagaaatttTTCTTAGGCTGTTCAGAGCGGTTTCTtggttttctttgctttgcattttgaaCTGCGCTTTCTTAAATAAAGACTGTTATCAAGAATCCTCATCCCTGCATCTGCGTCCTGTGTCCTTGCCTGGTCGTGAcgtttgaccagttgcatagcaacagcagcagcctgggTCGTGTTGAATGGTGTTCCTTGTACTGTGTacttgtgagggagggatgtaaattcaatGGAGCGTGTCCGCCCGTAGAGTCTGAATCCaggcacagatgtactgtggtcctatgaaccagatctccaaagcacttctcataaCAAACTCCCTTCAACAACTTCAGTCACTCTCAAAACTACTAAAACCAAAAGTTTTcagaattttaaccctttaaagccaaAGTGAATTtacatagttttatttttatttttttatacaaaaagacaaaattcattgtttttcataaaataaagagtAGGATGATGGGTCATTTTTGGTGGTAATTGGGTGTCTTGGAAATTTATCAAGgcattagaaaaaaattcatttgattgcatcattatttttcagattaaaagttTTGGACCCCCTCTGgtaaaaaacaagcaaataccACACACAGGCACACCTTGGGAGGTCCCTGTGGAATCACCTGCGTTCCATTATATCAAGGGGAATTTTACACAGTATTTCTTGGTATTGACCTACAATGAGAAAATGGGTTGAATCTGTTTCAAATCAGTAAAAATGttagttttcttctaaatgaaatgctatCATTACAGTAATGCATGTTTTCTCCCTGCAGTGCAGACAGATTAaaagatgtagtttatggagagTTATAGGAGCATTAGTTTTGACAGGAAGGTGTCCAGAGGTGAGGtatctgacactacataaaaaatataatgaatcaAATCAAGTTTATTAGTAATCTgttgacatatccaagactctaATTACACCAAGAGTCCATCAAAACTACTGTTATTTTTGggaataaattcagtttttgttatttttttaaaaaaagaaagaaaaaaaaagtttaaaactgtGTATTTCAGACATTTAAGAGTTATATCCTGAAAATTATAgaaatttttgttgttttgagcAGGTTGGAGTTGTTTAATTGattatggaaaaaaattaagtatgaggattttatgacagtttctttatgtgtgtacattttttgtaCANNNNNNNNNNNNNNNNNNNNNNNNNNNNNNNNNNNNNNNNNNNNNNNNNNNNNNNNNNNNNNNNNNNNNNNNNNNNNNNNNNNNNNNNNNNNNNNNNNNNNNNNNNNNNNNNNNNNNNNNNNNNNNNNNNNNNNNNNNNNNNNNNNNNNNNNNNNNNNNNNNNNNNNNNNNNNNNNNNNNNNNNNNNNNNNNNNNNNNNNNNNNNNNNNNNNNNNNNNNNNNNNNNNNNNNNNNNNNNNNNNNNNNNNNNNNNNNNNNNNNNNNNNNNNNNNNNNNNNNNNNNNNNNNNNNNNNNNNNNNNNNNNNNNNNNNNNNNNNNNNNNNNNNNNNNNNNNNNNNNNNNNNNNNNNNNNNNNNNNNNNNNNNNNNNNNNNNNNNNNNNNNNNNNNNNNNNNNNNNNNNNNNNNNNNNNNNNNNNNNNNNNNNNNNNNNNNNNNNNNNNNNNNNNNNNNNNNNNNNNNNNNNNNNNNNNNNNNNNNNNNNNNNNNNNNNNNNNNNNNGGTGGGGGGGGTGAAAGTgcatactttcactttcacagaATAGTACTAAGTCATTATGCAACCACAGCAAAAGTGTATCAGCTGTTGAATAATTCACAAATCGGCTCATCACGTGACCAAGTGAATCCGTCGCACTCAAAATAACTCCTTAAAAACCCTCTAAATGTTAAACAATTATAAAGTGAAAAGTTGATGGAGAAAGTGGTCAGGTCCAATTCAATAGCTCCATATTCCGCGTATTAAAAACAACCTGTAGTGATCAGTCCATATATTGATCAATGTTAATAAATATGTCAGCATGTGTACAGTGCactcttttgtgtcttttagtgcattcttttttcttttcttttttttgcattcttgtgtgtttttattgtacttAGGAGGCACCTGGTAATTTCATTGTACTTCTTGTGGTGACGGTAAAGACATTCCATTCAATTACATCAGAGAAGTTagatttaaaacaaagcaattGTTTAGGACCATAAACCTTCTATCCTAAATGGCAAcgacagcaaaataaaaaccgaATTCCAACATTCACGACTGCACCGATGACTTTCAGTGGCAAGGGTGTGACCAGGAATGTGCCACGACATACATGCTTTTGAGGGCGACGCACAATCATGCACTTAGCCACGGCCTCTGAAGTGAAAAACGGGTATGCAAAGACCAAAAAGACCTAATGTGAGTTATGTccccttttctgtctcagatCAGCAAAGAGTCCtgaaaaaaactgaacatgtgGTGGCGTTGAAaagtggttctctggtcctgacTGTGCGGGGTAGCCTGGGCCCAGACCCTAGTCTTGTCGCTGGCTCGGATGCAGGCCAGTTGCATGGCCCAGAACTGGAATCACAGGTTGGTGTTGAAAATCTACAAAGATACATACGAGAAATAGACACAATCAGGGCTTGACAATAACTTTTTTGTTCACCAGCCACTGTGGTTTTCCAAAGTTACTAGCCACTCAGCATTTTCACTAGCTGGAATTTTGTTGTTGGGAAATTAGGGTCCTCATCCTGCCTTTCGTCAGTTGTCCCTATCTAACAAAGGTACAAAAGtcccaaaaatatatataaaaaaattagaTTTACAAACTTTCAATGTAAATGACCCATGTGCACATATATCATGTCAGGGATAAAGCCTGaggaggtgtccattatcagaaatgaatggacgacGCAGAGGCATTATCGCAGGGCATTATCccgcttataccatggtcacataggaaataaataaatattaggtcaattattaatacgttaataTTGTTTATATCCGTTTAAATTATACGCTTTTCACAAGGAGCGGCTGAGTGTACTGTTTAACGTCTGCCGTCCGCAGGCGTTGCAGCAGCAGTTACTAATCAGCGGAGAGGAAGTGAGATGATTGCTTAACGCTACATTACGTGCTACAAACTGTCATTTCAGAAGGCCAGTGCACACACGCGGCAATAACCGCATGTGTGTGGTTATTACTAAATcgtttttattgcaagaaataTTATCCACCATTCACTCTATTCATTTAATGTGTAGAAAGGAAATCAAGCCAGAGGGGAAGCAAGACAGATATGACAGTAGGCAAGAGGTAATAGTAACGAACTAgctatttaaaattaaaagcaacATTGCCGTTGTGATGAATAAACTGTGACATAAcgtatgttctgtgtttctgttgccacggttaccaaagcaTTTCAGGTAATTTGACCGGAACGTCTTCatgggtgtccattatcactttttaatgtacacccctCAGAcaatcagaatcgaggattcacccagaccatggtataagaaatgtttaacactgCAGGTCATTATCAAGTGTTCAGCTCAGATAAGGTCTAAAGctccttttatatgaaaatatgcagtcTATACTAATAAAACTTGCGATTTCTTATTACATATTAAAAGCCCACTCAGAACACAGCTTACAATTAAATGATTCAATAATGtgactcaaaataatgattcagGGAgaatttatttgtgtaaaattagcTTCTTAGTTATTTTCACCTCTTACCTGTTctgtgctcttttcttttcttcttctttgcccaggacatgttatttttcagccatgtatccagtgttttgtcctctccaaataaattaaatgttatattctgAAAATTCTCAATTTTCCTAGTTATTAAGTGAGTTAAAGTTGGGTGTTGTTGGTTGCCAGGGGCAACAATGTCTATCTTGTTGCCAGGGACGTACTCGTTGATACTGTAAATGTTGTAAGCTTGatcaggggagaaaaaaacatccatttattttagctggttaaaaaatctgtttgtgtattaaaatgatgatgttaaaataaataacacaatggGACTTTGTTTTGTAAAGATAAAATGTGGAAAGGAATTGCGCCATGAATTACACAGCAAGCAGCAAACCCCAGAAGTGAACAACTGAAAAAGCAAACTTAAATTAATAAAGCATATATTATTTACAGATGTGGTATAGGACTGAAAAGTAAATTTAAGCCAAGTGGCAAAAAGttcagttcctcaaatgaccacttgatgGTTCCAGAAGCAAGTCAACCCCTACAGACTTTTAAAGGAGTGCATAAATTGGGGTGTGACTGCTTTGAGTGAAACATCTCCATGTATTTTACCACTGCTGAATTAGCCAGGGGTTGAGTCTGGCAgcaccacactgagctttgaAACTGCTCTTCAAAAATGGCATGGGTGGCTGATGGTTAATCCACCTTTATTCATAATTAATGTTGTACAAATTATGTTTGTCAATTCAAAACATAGTTTGACAAGTGAAGAAAAAAGCTGTAGTCTTTcatgtgtaatttaaaaaaaaaattgctcttGACCACTGAATGGGTTTTTCCAAGGTCCCATGGTGGTCCACTGTGGTTCACAGGTGTTAAAATGTTGAAGTCTCCTTCATGTTTTCCTTTACTGCTGATGTCACGTCATGTACTAATGAGTTAATATACGATATCTTTCCAACAGCATCCCTTACCTCCACCAAACCTCCCAACAAGTAGTGAAGAGTATAAAATACGCCTTGATCATTATCTTCTCCGTTACCTGAAGGAATGTCACAAGGccaaagaagaactggaggAAAAACTGGCCTCTGTTGCCTGCTCTGTTCAGTACTatcaagaggaggagaaggttttAGTCAGGAGGTTAGCTCAATCTGGTGCTGCAGATGAAACTGGAGATTGGAAAGCTCAAGTGCACAAGCTTTTCGATGGCTACATTTGCCATTACGAGACAGATGCTCATAAAGTCAAAGCTTTGCTTCAGTCCTGCAGCTCTCAGCAGAGCACAGATGAGGTGAAGGTGTACACCGAGCTTGCGATCgcagtggtggtgggggagtgTGCTCAAGTGAAAGCCAGGTTAATGGACATATTAGGCCCGGATATAAAACGCAAAGGATCGCGTTTAATTGAGACTAGTGTTCGCCGACTGGGTGAGGCCAAACTGCGCCTCCTCTGGAAAGAGATTGAGGACAACTTGGGTCAAAAAATTCCAGGATTAAACGTTAAACAGGGAGATGCAGGTCAGCTTGTTTTGGAAGGCCCTGTGGAAGAGATTGTTGAGGCCGGAGAGCTGATCTATGATATTGAGACTTCGGTGTTAGAGAAGATACTTTCTGACACGACTCCCCATTTCCTCACCTTTCTAAGGAATGTTTATGGAGGACCAGGGGTTCTAGGTAAACTTTTAGGGGTAGGTGACGATGTGGAAGTGGAGATACGAGACACAGGGGTGtatctcttctccctctttgcTGATAAACTGGatgaggcagaaaagaaaatgcaagaaGAATTCAAAGATATTAAGTGCGATGTTCCTAACTGCTCTATTGTACCACCTGAGCTACGGGAAATGCTCAAGACCAAGACTAATGAAATGAACCGAGAGCAGTGTAGGGCTCAGGTTGTGTTTGGCTCAGACAGCAGAGTATGCTTACTGGGCCACACAAAAGAAGTTGAAGAACTGAACGACACTGTCATACAGTTTATTTTGGACCATGCAAGCATACAAGGTAAAGTCATACTCCCTTTCACAGAGCTAATGCAGCTCCTACCAGAACTGCTGCAGCTACAAAAGATTGACTATACAGGAGTTACCTTCCATCCTTTAACATCTTCATCTAAGCCCATGCTGGGACTCGAAGGTCCATCAAGCAAAGTGACTGAGGTCAGGAACAGGCTGGGTCCACTTTTGGACTCTCTTGTTCAGCACAAAATCACTATTGACTTGCCAGGGGCATTACAGTATTTTGAAAGTCATTCTGGAAAGCAGAGCATCTTAAGAGTTGCTCAATCCCATAAGTGTCTCATGCAGGTTGAAGAGCAACCTCAGGCTCATAGACACAATGCTGGAGTGGCCAAATACAACCTTCAGGATGGGCTCCAGGTGCTGGTGTGTCAGGGTGACATAACCCAACAATACGCTGATGCTCTGGTGAATGCTGCCAATGAGGATCTGGATCACGTTGGTGGTGTCGCCGCTGCACTGAGTAAAGCAGGTGGCCCTCAGGTTCAGAAGGAGAGCAAAGCCCTAGTAAAGCAGACTGGGAAAATTCCCACTGGTGAGGTCGTAGTGACCACAGGAGGAAACTTAAAATGCAAGAAACTGCTGCATGCTGTTGGACCTGTAGCTGGAAAACCACGTGGCAGAGAAAGGATGTTATTAGAAAAAACTGTACAGGGTGCTCTGAATTTAGCAGAAATGATGGAGTTTAAGTCTATCGCTATGCCTTGTATCAGCTCAGGTATCTTTGGGGTCCCTCTCAATGTGTGCTCTGAGGCTATCGTAACTGCTGTTAAGGAGTTTGGTAGTCAGGGAGGTCGAAGTCTGAGCAAAATCATCCTGATTGATAATAGAAGTGAGGTGGTGAGGGCCATGCAGGCAGCATGTGACAGGCTTCTCCAAGGAAGGAGTTCTGCACACAGCACGGCGAGTCATTTTGGGATGAACGTGGATGCTGTTGGTCAAGGTGCACCAAGAGGAGCCACTGCTGGAGCTCCTGGAGGCATTGTCCATGTAGAGATCGTTCAGGGAACCATCGAGACCCAGGAGGTGAGAAACATCACTGTAATGGCTGTGTTAATGCATATTTCAGCACTCGATTCACAACGTTTCTAATGTTAATCTGAGGTGGTTACTGGATATTGAGATTTGTTTGTAAGCAGATGATTCATATTATACTCTTAAATGATGATCAGGACCATTCAAAGTTGGATAAAGTGAAGTAATTGTTTTCTCTAAGGTGGATGCCCTGGTGTCTCCTATGCTTGGCCATGATCCTCTCTCCACCCGTGTTGGAAATGCTTTGGTCAAGGAGGTTGGACCTAAGCTGACTGAACACTTTCACaaggaagcaggaggagcaaCAAAGCCTGGTGACATTGTCCTGGTGGAGGGCTTGCCTACACTCAAATCTAAAGCAGTGGTCTTCCTCAACCAAATCTGTTGGGACAAACAAGGAACTGCAGCCCAGGTGAAATACAGGCTTTTTGTACAACCCCATTTGTCTccactgtctgtgtgtcttttaaaatgtacaataaATTACCTTTGAATCATCCAGGTGCTGAGAAAGGGAATCAAAAATATCCTGGCCTCCTGTGTGGTAAGAGGTTTTAGTTCGGTTGCCTTTCCCATGCTTGGCACCGGTGCTATCCTGCACTTCCCTCACAACATGGCATCCAGGATTCTCCTGGAAGAGGTGGGCATATTTGAACAGAACCGAGCCAGCAGATCACCTTTCCTGGTCCGTTTCGTCATTCACCCCAGCGATAAAGAATCTACCAAGGTACACAAAATGCAAGTCACAgttctttgcaaaaaaaaaaaaaaaaaagcgtttatttataatttaccAGACGGTTGGATGGGAGTGAAATATTTTAACCTTCCTTTAAAGGCCTTCCAGTCTGCCCAGAAAATGGTGCAACTCAAAGGATACACCAGCGATGCTAACCCAGATCAAGGTAAGTGTGAATACAGCTTTATCCATTTCAGATTAGGTAGCTCTTGGGGAAATTACTTGATTTTTGATCAGTCTTACTACGCCCTTTATGGCTGGATTAATCACTTGAGGCCTCAAAGGGGCAAGAAAATATCACTCTGACCACCATATTACCACTTTTAA harbors:
- the LOC125013581 gene encoding protein mono-ADP-ribosyltransferase PARP14-like; this translates as MTFSGKDQQRVLKKTEHVVALKSGSLVLTVRGSLGPDPSLVAGSDAGQLHGPELESQHPLPPPNLPTSSEEYKIRLDHYLLRYLKECHKAKEELEEKLASVACSVQYYQEEEKVLVRRLAQSGAADETGDWKAQVHKLFDGYICHYETDAHKVKALLQSCSSQQSTDEVKVYTELAIAVVVGECAQVKARLMDILGPDIKRKGSRLIETSVRRLGEAKLRLLWKEIEDNLGQKIPGLNVKQGDAGQLVLEGPVEEIVEAGELIYDIETSVLEKILSDTTPHFLTFLRNVYGGPGVLGKLLGVGDDVEVEIRDTGVYLFSLFADKLDEAEKKMQEEFKDIKCDVPNCSIVPPELREMLKTKTNEMNREQCRAQVVFGSDSRVCLLGHTKEVEELNDTVIQFILDHASIQGKVILPFTELMQLLPELLQLQKIDYTGVTFHPLTSSSKPMLGLEGPSSKVTEVRNRLGPLLDSLVQHKITIDLPGALQYFESHSGKQSILRVAQSHKCLMQVEEQPQAHRHNAGVAKYNLQDGLQVLVCQGDITQQYADALVNAANEDLDHVGGVAAALSKAGGPQVQKESKALVKQTGKIPTGEVVVTTGGNLKCKKLLHAVGPVAGKPRGRERMLLEKTVQGALNLAEMMEFKSIAMPCISSGIFGVPLNVCSEAIVTAVKEFGSQGGRSLSKIILIDNRSEVVRAMQAACDRLLQGRSSAHSTASHFGMNVDAVGQGAPRGATAGAPGGIVHVEIVQGTIETQEVDALVSPMLGHDPLSTRVGNALVKEVGPKLTEHFHKEAGGATKPGDIVLVEGLPTLKSKAVVFLNQICWDKQGTAAQVLRKGIKNILASCVVRGFSSVAFPMLGTGAILHFPHNMASRILLEEVGIFEQNRASRSPFLVRFVIHPSDKESTKAFQSAQKMVQLKGYTSDANPDQVSFYRCISTTNDEVTAMLSGVKLQMVQGDIINAGTDVIVNTTNFSDNNAGVSKAILTAAGPTIQAELAKIGTPVDLMCTTGPGLLGCREIIHANFKQDTIRDKCKKILKQCEGKGYHSVAFPAIGTGMGGMDSTAACKAMLDGMASAICKLKPNSLALIRIVIVQQPVFKAFRTELENRFGQISPCRLSLKERAKQMLRKLQDKPSRNTTSSSAQGKASISSKPQPAVINVISCGSDVVKIIQRDLEEMLQKQLVERTVDAHHFLRLDAMHLDAVLAKVSVLGINIEHKSSEAAYGSRAGNIARAEAKAQSQSGQDDVYVLKGLKEDVLSVTDLINREIQKVLCEDIKDKEEAVLALTIQWSIKDINGAWQELNLHDNYVLEEAHMKKQDSVDVVAPDGMVVSVNLKKQEAVNRQTGITYPVKRIESQTALELPDTWEPMHDEVFKKVELQPNSPEYQTVAAGFKHTTKYDIVKIERVQNLYQWHAYSLFKQRILAKNGVAEIGEKSLYHGTSAESCDCIEKGTFDRSFAGTHAAMFGKGVYFAVNADYSAKRYSPADSSGLKRVFVALVLTGRYTLGSPNKKTADGFDSLVDNQQKPSMFVIFHDDQAYPQYLITFK